The Myxocyprinus asiaticus isolate MX2 ecotype Aquarium Trade chromosome 26, UBuf_Myxa_2, whole genome shotgun sequence genome has a window encoding:
- the LOC127416812 gene encoding mucosa-associated lymphoid tissue lymphoma translocation protein 1-like, giving the protein MRTEVVILKQPISVCVPPNHEVTLSVKAIGTGPLRYQWFDKQQKEVESGTEPELTITLQRTGKYICRVSDLYCNYQFTEWVKVRILDAPDVSRTWRGELHIAIHPVCQTVKLGETFTLRCTALGKPTPSYQWYRNGHLLPKQTSETLRVENASADSTGSYLCAVSNALEERWSEAAEIEIAPPDQPPTPTLMATDKVALLIGNLNYNHHPGLMAPIMDVHELGNLLQQLGFRVVSLLDLTLQEMQAAIVKFLQLLDRGVYAVFYYAGHGYEHSGRNYLVAIDAPRPYRTENCVCVQRVMHSMQERKAQLNVILLDTCRKWYKQKGPSSEIKPLAPLGNTVYGYATTEDSEAFEVQDGGKSTGIFTKYLNKHILRLERVTHVLEQVSEDLGKDPLVRGRQVVEIRHTLTEPRALTDPVRISGHTMEFRRRDACWKQANVLPGRKCLNFQDCGVQVELSFSALFSNVLIVFGTLRNTSTVAQDCMLILESEPGMQDIFSACGRSEEMDCLLVSTGETPDSTLRLCCLQRLQGSLVIKVKLHYIHTETKERLTQSRELDIGKPLIASCKLNQMKAVDRRQESRVHTVDHLANITWPHHQNHPQPGRPYMRKAENKLQSSVKATSVSSNEPEENDENDSSGFTM; this is encoded by the exons ATGAGAACTG AAGTTGTTATTCTGAAGCAGCCAATATCTGTGTGTGTACCACCAAACCATGAGGTGACTTTAAGCGTTAAAGCAATAGGCACTGGTCCTTTGAGGTATCAGTGGTTTGATAAACAACAGAAAGAG GTGGAAAGCGGGACAGAGCCTGAGCTTACCATAACTCTCCAGAGAACGGGAAAATACATTTGTAGAGTGAGCGACCTGTACTGTAACTATCAGTTCACAGAATGGGTTAAAGTGAGAATCCTAGACGCACCAG ATGTTTCTCGCACTTGGAGAGGAGAACTCCATATAGCCATTCACCCAGTTTGTCAAACAGTAAAACTAGGGGAGACTTTTACTCTTCGATGCACAGCTTTAGGCAAGCCTACGCCTTCCTACCAGTGGTACAGGAATGGTCACCTCCTACCTAAACAGACTTCAGAAACACTCAGG GTAGAAAATGCCAGTGCAGACAGCACTGGTTCATACCTCTGTGCTGTGTCAAATGCTTTGGAGGAGAGATGGTCTGAAGCAGCTGAAATTGAGATTG CACCTCCAGATCAACCACCAACACCCACGCTTATGG CAACTGACAAAGTGGCACTACTGATTGGGAATCTGAACTACAACCACCACCCTGGTCTGATGGCCCCCATTATGGACGTCCATGAGCTAGGCAATCTTCTGCAGCAGCTGGGCTTCAGAGTGGTCTCTCTGCTAGATCTCACCCTTCAGGAAATGCAGGCTGCCATTGTCAAGTTCTTGCAGCTCTTGGACCGTGGAGTGTATG CTGTTTTTTACTATGCTGGCCATGGGTACGAGCACTCTGGTAGGAATTATCTGGTGGCCATTGATGCTCCAAGACCCTACCGAACAGAAAACTGTGTGTGCGTACAGAGAGTGATGCACAGTATGCAGGAGAGAAAAGCCCAGCTCAACGTCATTCTTCTGGACACCTGCAGGAAATG GTACAAACAGAAAGGTCCTTCCTCTGAAATAAAGCCTTTGGCTCCTCTGGGCAACACAGTGTATGGATACGCCAC GACTGAAGATTCAGAGGCTTTTGAAGTCCAGGATGGAGGCAAGAGCACAGGGATCTTCACCAAGTATCTGAACAAACATATCTTACGGTTGGAGAGGGTGACCCATGTCTTAGAGCAGGTCTCTGAAG atctgggaaaggacCCACTGGTGCGTGGCAGACAGGTAGTAGAAATCAGGCACACTCTAACGGAGCCACGGGCCTTGACCGATCCTGTGCGAATATCTGGACACACCATGGAGTTCCGTCGACGAGATGCTTGCTGGAAACAGGCTAATG TTCTTCCTGGCCGTAAGTGTCTAAACTTTCAGGACTGTGGTGTTCAGGTGGAGCTCAGTTTCTCCGCTCTGTTCTCCAATGTCCTGATTGTGTTTGGTACACTGAGGAACACAAGCACTGTGGCCCAGGACTGCATGCTGATTCTTGAGAGTGAACCA GGGATGCAGGACATTTTCTCTGCTTGTGGCAGATCAGAAGAAATGGATTGTCTGCTTGTGAGCACTGGTGAAACTCCTGACAGCACCCTCAGATTATGTTGCCTTCAGAGGCTCCAG GGATCACTGGTGATCAAGGTCAAACTGCACTACATCCACACAGAAACTAAAGAACGTCTCACTCAGAGCAGAGAGCTAGACATAGGCAAGCCTCTTATCGCCTCCTGCAAGCTTAATCAGATGAAAGCAGTGGACAGAAGACAAGAAAGTCGTGTCCATACTGTGGACCACCTGGCCAACATCACATGGCCGCATCATCAGAACCATCCTCAACCTGGTCGACCCTATATGCGCAAGGCAGAGAACAAGTTACAGAGCTCAGTCAAAGCCACCTCTGTGAGCAGCAATGAACCAGAGGAGAATGATGAAAATGACTCTAGTGGATTCACTATGTGA